GCCTCGCGGACCTCCACGAGTTCCCCGACGACCCCGACGCCATCCCGGTCGCCGACCGCCCGAGCGTCGCCGGCGTCGCCGAGTTCGGCGACCCCGACGCCGGGCCGACGGTCGTGCTCAACGGGCACGTGGACGTCGTCCCGGCTGACGAGGAGCTGTGGGAGACGGACCCGTTCGACCCGGTGTGGGGCGAGACGGACGACGGCGCGGCGACGCTCACCGCCCGCGGGGCCGCCGACATGAAGGCCGGGACGGCGATGGGCGTGTTCGCCGGCCGGGCGCTCGCTGACGCGGCGGAGGACCTGTCGCTGAACGGTCGCGTCGTCGTCGAGAGCGTCGTTGGCGAGGAGGAGGGCGGCATCGGCGCGGCGGCGGCCGCCGTCGACAACCCGTACCCCTTCGAGCGCGACGCCGCCATCGTCACCGAGCCGACCGAGTTGACGCCCGTCACCGCGACCGAGGGCAGCCTGATGAAGCGACTCCACCTCGACGGCCGGTCGGCACACGCCGCGCGCCGGTGGAACGGGGAGTCGGTGTTGCCCCACTTCGAGCGAATCCGACGGGCGTTCGAGACGCTCGAAGCCGAGCGTGCCGAGCGCGTGAGCCACCCCCGATACGGACAGTTCTCGAACCCGTGGCCGGTGAACGTCGGCACCGTCCGCGCCGGCTCGTGGGCGTCGTCGGTGCCGGCGACGCTGGACGCGGAGGTTCGGATCGGCGTCGCGCCCGGTGAGACGCTCGAGGGAGTGGAGGCGGAGTTCGAGGCGGCGCTCGCGGACGTGGTCGACGACGACGAGTGGCTCTCCGCGCACCCCCCGCGCTTCGAACGGTTCTCGGTGCAGTTCTCGCCATCGGAGATAGACCCCGACGAGCCGGTGGTGACCGCGCTCCGGGCGGCGATGGCGGAGGCGGGCTGTCCGAACACCGAGCCGATCGGGGAGACGTACGGTGCGGACTCGCGCCACTACATCGCGGCCGGGATCCCGACGGTCGTGTTCGGGCCGGGCGACATCGACGAGGCGCACTTCCCGAACGAGACCATCGTCTGGGAGGAGGTGTTGACCGCGGGCGAGGTCGTCACGGACACGGTCCGCCGGCTGCTGTCGTGAGCGGCGCCTGGCGGGTTACTCCGCCCAGAAGCGGTAGTCGTCGAGGCGGGCGATAGCCCGGTCGATCGTCTCCTCGTTGCGCGAGAACGTGAAGCGGA
The DNA window shown above is from Halobaculum marinum and carries:
- a CDS encoding M20/M25/M40 family metallo-hydrolase, which encodes MTRFATYDDELREFTATLLAFETTDGRERPAQEWLLDRLASFGFDTYEWTADAERLADLHEFPDDPDAIPVADRPSVAGVAEFGDPDAGPTVVLNGHVDVVPADEELWETDPFDPVWGETDDGAATLTARGAADMKAGTAMGVFAGRALADAAEDLSLNGRVVVESVVGEEEGGIGAAAAAVDNPYPFERDAAIVTEPTELTPVTATEGSLMKRLHLDGRSAHAARRWNGESVLPHFERIRRAFETLEAERAERVSHPRYGQFSNPWPVNVGTVRAGSWASSVPATLDAEVRIGVAPGETLEGVEAEFEAALADVVDDDEWLSAHPPRFERFSVQFSPSEIDPDEPVVTALRAAMAEAGCPNTEPIGETYGADSRHYIAAGIPTVVFGPGDIDEAHFPNETIVWEEVLTAGEVVTDTVRRLLS